The following are encoded in a window of Streptomyces sp. SAT1 genomic DNA:
- the egtB gene encoding ergothioneine biosynthesis protein EgtB, producing MTDPAPDTATGPATGAETDSEALRARALASLRTARDRTTLLTSCVEEPDLTAQHSPLMSPLVWDLAHIGNQEELWLLRAVGGREAMRPEIDSLYDAFEHPRSERPSLPLLAPAEARAYASEVRSRVLDVLESTALHGSRLTEAGFAFGMVAQHEQQHDETMLITHQLRSGPRALTAPDPDPVPPFTGPAEVLVPGGPFTMGTSTEPWALDNERPAHVREVAPFWIDTTPVTNAAYRAFLDDGGYEDPRWWAPDGWSHIRRHGITAPLFWRHDAGQWLRRHFGTTEAVPPDEPVLHVSWYEADAYARWAGRRLPTETEWEKAARHDPATGRSARYPWGDADPAPEHANLGQRHLRPAPAGSYPAGASPLGVRQLIGDVWEWTASDFLPYPGFAAFPYKEYSEVFFGPEYKVLRGGSFAVDAVACRGTFRNWDYPVRRQIFAGFRTARSAAPGAL from the coding sequence ATGACCGACCCCGCGCCCGACACCGCGACCGGCCCGGCGACCGGCGCAGAGACCGACAGCGAGGCGCTGCGCGCCCGTGCGCTGGCCTCCCTGCGCACCGCCCGGGACCGCACCACGCTGCTGACCAGCTGTGTGGAGGAGCCCGACCTGACCGCCCAGCACTCGCCGCTGATGTCCCCGCTGGTGTGGGACCTCGCGCACATCGGCAACCAGGAGGAGCTGTGGCTGCTGCGCGCGGTCGGCGGCCGGGAGGCGATGCGCCCCGAGATCGACAGCCTCTACGACGCCTTCGAGCACCCGCGCTCCGAACGCCCCTCGCTGCCGCTGCTCGCGCCCGCCGAGGCGCGCGCCTACGCGTCGGAGGTGCGCTCGCGGGTGCTGGACGTGCTGGAGTCCACCGCGCTGCACGGCTCCCGGCTGACCGAGGCGGGCTTCGCCTTCGGCATGGTCGCGCAGCATGAACAGCAGCACGACGAGACGATGCTGATCACCCATCAGCTCCGCTCGGGGCCGCGGGCGCTGACCGCGCCCGACCCCGATCCGGTCCCGCCGTTCACCGGGCCCGCCGAAGTCCTGGTCCCCGGCGGCCCGTTCACCATGGGCACCTCCACCGAGCCGTGGGCGCTGGACAACGAACGGCCCGCGCACGTACGGGAGGTGGCGCCGTTCTGGATCGACACCACCCCGGTGACCAACGCCGCCTACCGGGCGTTCCTCGACGACGGCGGGTACGAGGACCCGCGCTGGTGGGCGCCGGACGGCTGGAGCCACATCCGGCGGCACGGCATCACCGCGCCGCTGTTCTGGCGCCACGACGCCGGGCAGTGGCTGCGGCGGCACTTCGGCACCACCGAGGCCGTACCGCCCGACGAGCCGGTGCTGCACGTCTCCTGGTACGAGGCCGACGCCTACGCCCGCTGGGCCGGGCGGCGGCTGCCCACCGAGACCGAGTGGGAGAAGGCGGCCCGGCACGACCCGGCGACCGGCCGCTCGGCCCGCTATCCGTGGGGCGACGCGGATCCGGCGCCCGAGCACGCCAACCTGGGCCAGCGCCACCTGCGTCCGGCCCCGGCGGGCAGCTATCCGGCCGGCGCCTCCCCGCTGGGCGTACGGCAGCTCATCGGCGACGTGTGGGAGTGGACGGCGAGCGACTTCCTGCCCTACCCCGGGTTCGCCGCGTTCCCGTACAAGGAGTACTCGGAGGTGTTCTTCGGCCCGGAGTACAAGGTGCTGCGCGGCGGCTCGTTCGCCGTGGACGCGGTGGCCTGCCGGGGCACGTTCCGCAACTGGGACTATCCGGTCAGGCGGCAGATCTTCGCCGGGTTCCGCACCGCCCGCTCCGCCGCTCCCGGAGCGCTCTGA
- the egtA gene encoding ergothioneine biosynthesis glutamate--cysteine ligase EgtA, translating into MSDSASGCTEPRTAVTEAEVEALVSGICFKTGPPRTLGVEVEWLVHEQRAPRLPVTPERLEAAYAALRTVPLGSALTVEPGGQLELSSPPAASLTECVRTVSADLDRVRAVLADDGLCLVGLGHDPWHTPRRFLREPRYDALEACLDRGGPAGRHMMCTSASVQVSVDAGHEEPGPLGHVRRWWLAHHLGAVLVAVFANSPLIGQRPTGWLSTRQLLWTEIGPGRAGAPPLDGTPRTTWARHVLDAPVMCVRRSDGPWHVPEDVTFRDWIRSGLPRPPTREDLDYHLTTLFPPVRPRGHLELRMIDAQPGDDGWIVPLAVTAALFDDPEAAETAYRAVKPLAERAGTRPAPHNPLWTAAARTALADPELHEAAVTCFEAALAALPRLGATADVTGAVAAYLDRYVRAGRCPAEDLLDRAGAGEHRRAHGKDSRT; encoded by the coding sequence ATGTCCGATTCGGCAAGTGGCTGTACGGAGCCCCGTACAGCCGTCACCGAGGCCGAGGTCGAGGCACTGGTCAGTGGCATCTGCTTCAAGACCGGACCGCCCCGCACCCTCGGCGTCGAAGTGGAATGGCTCGTCCACGAGCAGCGCGCGCCGCGGCTCCCCGTCACACCCGAACGTCTCGAAGCGGCCTACGCCGCCCTGCGGACCGTGCCCCTGGGGTCGGCGCTCACCGTCGAGCCCGGCGGACAGCTGGAACTCAGCTCGCCGCCCGCCGCCTCCCTGACGGAGTGCGTCCGCACCGTCTCCGCCGACCTCGACCGCGTCCGCGCCGTACTGGCCGACGACGGCCTCTGCCTGGTCGGGCTCGGCCACGATCCCTGGCACACCCCGCGCAGGTTCCTGCGCGAGCCGCGCTACGACGCCCTGGAGGCCTGCCTCGACCGGGGCGGCCCGGCCGGCCGGCACATGATGTGCACCTCCGCCTCCGTGCAGGTGAGCGTGGACGCGGGGCACGAGGAGCCGGGCCCGCTCGGCCATGTGCGGCGCTGGTGGCTCGCCCACCATCTGGGCGCCGTCCTGGTGGCCGTCTTCGCCAACTCCCCGCTGATCGGCCAGCGGCCCACCGGCTGGCTCTCCACCCGGCAGCTGCTGTGGACCGAGATCGGTCCGGGCCGGGCGGGCGCTCCCCCGCTGGACGGCACGCCTCGCACCACCTGGGCCCGGCACGTCCTGGACGCACCGGTGATGTGCGTACGGCGCTCCGACGGGCCGTGGCACGTGCCCGAGGACGTGACCTTCCGGGACTGGATACGCTCCGGCCTGCCGAGACCGCCGACCCGGGAGGATCTCGACTACCACCTGACCACGCTGTTCCCGCCGGTCCGCCCGCGCGGCCATCTGGAACTGCGCATGATCGACGCGCAGCCCGGCGACGACGGGTGGATCGTGCCGCTCGCGGTGACGGCGGCGCTCTTCGACGACCCGGAGGCCGCGGAGACCGCGTACCGGGCCGTGAAACCGCTCGCCGAGCGGGCCGGTACGCGGCCCGCGCCGCACAATCCGCTCTGGACGGCGGCGGCCCGCACCGCGCTGGCCGACCCGGAGCTGCACGAGGCGGCCGTCACCTGCTTCGAGGCCGCGCTCGCGGCACTGCCCCGGCTCGGCGCCACCGCCGACGTCACCGGCGCCGTCGCCGCGTATCTGGACCGCTACGTCCGCGCGGGCCGCTGCCCCGCCGAGGATCTGCTCGACCGAGCGGGCGCCGGTGAGCACCGCCGCGCCCACGGGAAGGACAGCCGCACATGA
- a CDS encoding TIGR02452 family protein → MSARLRGVAQQTEQIVMAGSYRRADGLPVPLAADIEAARAGTRVYGPEPVPVPAWTPVATTVEVTGESSLAAARRLAGPVAVLNFASARNPGGGYLNGAQAQEEALCRASALHTCLLGAREFYEHHRAHRDPFYSDRVIHSPAVPVFRDDRGRLLDEPFTAGFLTAAAPNAGVVLRDAPERAALLPKALAVRAGRVLETAAAHGYRRLVLGAWGCGVFRNDPAQVAAAFRALLAPGGQFADAFEHVVFGVLDRTPGTVVREAFARTFT, encoded by the coding sequence ATGAGCGCGCGTCTGCGCGGTGTCGCGCAGCAGACCGAGCAGATCGTCATGGCCGGTTCCTATCGCCGCGCCGACGGGCTCCCGGTCCCGCTGGCGGCGGACATCGAGGCCGCCCGCGCCGGCACACGTGTGTACGGCCCCGAGCCGGTGCCCGTGCCCGCCTGGACACCGGTCGCGACGACCGTCGAGGTCACGGGCGAGAGCAGCCTGGCCGCCGCCCGGCGCCTCGCCGGCCCGGTGGCCGTGCTGAACTTCGCCTCGGCGCGCAATCCCGGCGGCGGCTACCTCAACGGCGCGCAGGCCCAGGAGGAGGCCCTGTGCCGCGCCTCCGCGCTGCACACGTGCCTGCTCGGGGCCAGGGAGTTCTACGAGCACCACCGGGCGCACCGAGATCCGTTCTACTCCGACCGGGTGATCCACTCACCGGCCGTGCCCGTCTTCCGCGACGACCGCGGACGGCTGCTGGACGAACCCTTCACCGCCGGTTTCCTGACCGCGGCCGCGCCGAACGCCGGAGTGGTCCTGCGGGACGCACCCGAGCGCGCCGCCCTGCTGCCGAAGGCCCTGGCCGTCCGCGCCGGACGCGTACTGGAGACCGCCGCCGCGCACGGCTACCGGCGGCTGGTCCTCGGCGCCTGGGGGTGCGGGGTGTTCCGCAACGACCCCGCGCAGGTGGCGGCCGCCTTCCGGGCCCTGCTGGCGCCCGGCGGACAGTTCGCGGACGCCTTCGAGCACGTGGTGTTCGGCGTCCTGGACCGCACACCGGGGACCGTCGTGCGCGAGGCGTTCGCACGGACGTTCACCTGA
- a CDS encoding type II toxin-antitoxin system PemK/MazF family toxin: MTAFTHETDETDETGDPRDDVPGRYGPAATTEADPRGVGRVRTEYAPAHDGDPDPGEIVWTWVPFEENDGRGKDRPVLVVAREAAGTLLAVQLSSKAHDGEREWVAIGNGPWDRTGRDSWVAVDRVLRLHEDGMRREACALDRARFDTVVRRLRERYGWS; the protein is encoded by the coding sequence GTGACTGCTTTCACCCATGAGACCGACGAGACCGACGAGACCGGCGACCCCCGCGACGACGTCCCCGGCCGCTACGGCCCCGCCGCCACCACGGAGGCCGACCCGCGCGGGGTCGGCCGGGTGCGCACCGAGTACGCGCCCGCGCACGACGGCGACCCCGACCCCGGGGAGATCGTCTGGACCTGGGTCCCCTTCGAGGAGAACGACGGGCGGGGCAAGGACCGTCCGGTGCTCGTGGTGGCCCGGGAGGCGGCGGGGACGCTCCTCGCGGTGCAGTTGTCCAGCAAGGCGCACGACGGCGAGCGCGAGTGGGTGGCGATCGGGAACGGGCCGTGGGACCGCACCGGGCGCGATTCCTGGGTCGCGGTCGACCGGGTGCTGCGGCTGCACGAGGACGGCATGCGGCGGGAGGCGTGCGCGCTGGACCGGGCGCGGTTCGACACGGTGGTACGGCGGCTGCGGGAGCGGTACGGCTGGAGCTGA
- a CDS encoding cupin domain-containing protein, whose amino-acid sequence MVSSAARDTGPDGAGQPQPSLLCDARTLAGDPPVPTGVLWKLAESGRQLDANLVRLAPGGRVAPHAEPDLDVLVHVVSGEGTLGAGPQDEPLPLTEGVTVWLPHGSTRSIGAGPDGLVYLTVHGRRPGMRIRSHRDGS is encoded by the coding sequence ATGGTGTCGTCCGCAGCGCGGGACACCGGTCCGGACGGGGCGGGACAGCCCCAGCCGAGCCTCCTGTGCGACGCCCGGACGCTGGCCGGGGACCCTCCGGTACCGACCGGGGTGCTGTGGAAGCTGGCGGAGAGCGGCCGCCAGCTCGACGCCAACCTCGTACGGCTCGCACCGGGCGGGCGCGTCGCCCCGCACGCCGAACCGGACCTGGACGTCCTGGTGCACGTGGTCTCCGGCGAGGGGACCCTCGGCGCGGGCCCTCAGGACGAACCCCTCCCGTTGACCGAGGGCGTGACGGTCTGGCTGCCGCACGGCTCCACGCGCAGCATCGGCGCAGGGCCGGACGGCCTCGTCTACCTCACCGTGCACGGGCGCCGTCCCGGGATGCGGATCCGGTCGCACCGGGACGGCTCCTGA
- a CDS encoding helix-turn-helix transcriptional regulator: MSDVAAAQGSPRRRDVLDVLRSAAGPLGVAETAERIGVHPNTVRFHLDALVAEGRVERRTEEPRRAGRRPGPGRPRTVYAPRPGMDRAGVRGYHLLARMLLGELASRGPGARDAAVSTGRTWGRTLVQPQPQPQPQPQPQPLASSSGASSGPSPAAADSADRLVALLGELGFDPVSEGGGRDGPPRRIRLRHCPFLELAEEQGELVCSLHLGLMQGALAALGAPLTASGLDPFATADSCLAHLAAAPAGARAVE, encoded by the coding sequence GTGAGCGACGTGGCTGCGGCACAGGGAAGCCCGCGTCGGCGTGACGTGCTGGACGTGCTGCGTTCGGCCGCCGGTCCGCTGGGCGTCGCGGAGACCGCCGAGCGGATCGGCGTGCACCCCAACACGGTCCGCTTCCACCTCGACGCACTGGTGGCCGAGGGGCGCGTCGAGCGGCGCACCGAGGAGCCCCGGCGCGCGGGCCGTCGCCCCGGGCCCGGCCGCCCCCGCACGGTGTACGCTCCCCGGCCGGGCATGGACCGCGCCGGTGTCCGGGGATACCACCTGCTGGCCCGGATGCTGCTCGGCGAACTGGCCTCCCGCGGCCCCGGTGCCCGGGACGCCGCCGTGAGCACGGGCCGCACCTGGGGCCGTACCCTCGTACAGCCGCAGCCGCAGCCGCAGCCGCAGCCGCAGCCGCAGCCGTTGGCGTCCTCGTCCGGTGCGTCGTCCGGTCCTTCGCCCGCCGCCGCCGACTCGGCGGACCGGCTGGTCGCGCTGCTCGGCGAGCTCGGGTTCGACCCGGTGTCCGAGGGCGGCGGGCGGGACGGGCCGCCGCGGCGGATCCGGCTGCGGCACTGTCCGTTCCTCGAACTGGCCGAGGAGCAAGGGGAGTTGGTGTGCTCGCTCCATCTCGGGCTGATGCAGGGCGCGTTGGCGGCGCTGGGCGCGCCGCTCACCGCGAGCGGTCTGGATCCGTTCGCCACCGCGGACTCCTGCCTGGCACACCTGGCCGCCGCTCCGGCCGGGGCGCGGGCCGTCGAATGA
- a CDS encoding alpha/beta hydrolase, whose protein sequence is MSSAATGSVPPPFDPELAVALEEAGDLARPGFTPRDIESARRAAALALDPAGGPDLTLDGAFETADLTVPGPPGAPGVSLLVCRPTATAAPAARAARPVLYHVHGGGLVAGNNRVGLPAVLEWARELGAVVVSVEYRLAPEHPHPAPVEDVYAGLRWTAERAGDLGGDPERIVLVGASAGGGLAAALALLLRDRRGPRPCGQLLLSPMLDDRNDTPSAHQMAGVGLWDRTANETAWTALLGDRRGGPGVPPYAAPARATDLSGLPPAFLDVGSAETFRDEVVAYASAIWRAGGVAELHVWPGGCHGFDALAPHAALSGAAQAARLDWLRRLPAPDQRAG, encoded by the coding sequence ATGAGCAGTGCCGCCACCGGGTCCGTACCGCCGCCGTTCGATCCCGAGCTGGCCGTCGCACTGGAGGAGGCCGGGGACCTGGCGCGGCCCGGGTTCACCCCGCGGGACATCGAGAGCGCCCGGCGCGCCGCGGCCCTGGCCCTGGATCCGGCGGGCGGCCCTGACCTGACTCTGGACGGCGCCTTCGAGACCGCGGACCTGACCGTCCCGGGTCCGCCCGGGGCGCCCGGCGTCTCCCTGCTCGTCTGCCGCCCCACCGCGACGGCGGCGCCCGCGGCCCGCGCCGCCCGGCCCGTCCTCTACCACGTGCACGGCGGCGGCCTGGTCGCCGGGAACAACCGGGTCGGTCTGCCGGCGGTCCTGGAGTGGGCGCGGGAGCTGGGCGCGGTCGTGGTGTCGGTGGAGTACCGGCTGGCGCCGGAGCACCCGCACCCCGCACCGGTCGAGGACGTCTACGCCGGGCTGCGGTGGACGGCTGAGCGGGCCGGGGACCTGGGCGGCGATCCGGAGCGGATCGTGCTCGTCGGCGCGAGCGCCGGCGGTGGCCTCGCGGCCGCGCTCGCGCTGCTGCTGCGCGACCGCCGGGGGCCGCGTCCGTGCGGGCAGCTGCTCCTGTCCCCGATGCTCGACGACCGCAACGACACACCGTCCGCGCACCAGATGGCGGGGGTCGGCCTCTGGGACCGCACGGCCAACGAGACCGCCTGGACGGCCCTGCTCGGTGACCGGCGGGGCGGTCCCGGAGTGCCGCCGTACGCCGCGCCCGCCCGTGCGACGGACCTGTCCGGGCTGCCCCCGGCCTTCCTGGACGTCGGCTCGGCGGAGACCTTCCGCGACGAGGTCGTGGCCTACGCCTCCGCCATCTGGCGGGCCGGCGGTGTCGCGGAGCTCCATGTCTGGCCCGGCGGCTGCCACGGCTTCGACGCCCTAGCCCCGCACGCGGCCCTGTCCGGCGCGGCACAGGCGGCCCGGCTGGACTGGCTGCGCAGGCTGCCGGCACCGGACCAGCGGGCCGGGTGA
- a CDS encoding NAD(P)H-dependent oxidoreductase: MSVRILALVGSLRAGSHNRQLAEAAAKLAPEGAEVQVFEGLGDVPFYNEDIDAEGSVPAAAAKLREAAQAADAFLLFSPEYNGTIPAVLKNAIDWLSRPYGAGAFGGKPVAVVGTALGQYGGVWAHDDTRKAVGIAGGKVIEDIKLSIPGSVTRFTEVHPADDTEVAAQLTEVVARLRGHADETVAV, from the coding sequence ATGTCTGTTCGCATCCTCGCGCTCGTCGGCAGCCTGCGCGCCGGCTCGCACAACCGCCAGCTCGCCGAGGCTGCGGCGAAGCTCGCGCCCGAGGGCGCCGAGGTCCAGGTCTTCGAGGGCCTGGGCGACGTCCCGTTCTACAACGAGGACATCGACGCCGAGGGCAGCGTGCCGGCCGCCGCCGCCAAGCTGCGTGAGGCGGCCCAGGCCGCCGACGCCTTCCTGCTCTTCTCGCCCGAGTACAACGGCACCATCCCGGCCGTGCTGAAGAACGCCATCGACTGGCTGTCCCGCCCGTACGGCGCCGGCGCCTTCGGCGGCAAGCCGGTCGCCGTCGTCGGCACCGCGCTCGGCCAGTACGGCGGCGTGTGGGCGCACGACGACACCCGCAAGGCCGTGGGCATCGCCGGCGGCAAGGTGATCGAGGACATCAAGCTCTCCATCCCGGGCTCCGTCACCCGCTTCACCGAGGTCCACCCGGCCGACGACACCGAGGTCGCCGCACAGCTGACCGAGGTCGTCGCCCGTCTGCGCGGCCACGCCGACGAGACCGTCGCCGTCTGA
- a CDS encoding TetR/AcrR family transcriptional regulator, with protein sequence MSSALPPFTTPQEPHDKPVLLELGTGSDEPCLRADAARNRARLLDAAARLVAEHGAAGVTMEAVAAAAQVGKGTVFRRFGDRTGLLTALLDHSEKKFQASFLSGPAPLGPGAPPVERLRAFGCAALRRAADDLELQLAAEACPDRRHLVPAHRVRFGHVVMLLRHAVPEADAELLAHTLMGYLEPALIFHLTRQRQMPMERLQSGWYDLVARLTSPALPTA encoded by the coding sequence ATGTCCAGCGCTCTGCCGCCCTTCACCACGCCTCAAGAGCCCCACGACAAGCCGGTGTTGCTGGAGCTGGGCACCGGTTCGGACGAGCCCTGCCTGCGGGCCGACGCGGCGCGCAACCGCGCCCGGCTGCTGGACGCGGCGGCCCGGCTGGTCGCCGAGCACGGAGCCGCCGGGGTCACCATGGAGGCGGTGGCGGCGGCCGCCCAGGTGGGCAAGGGGACGGTCTTCCGCCGCTTCGGCGACCGCACCGGACTGCTGACGGCGCTCCTGGACCACTCCGAGAAGAAGTTCCAGGCGTCCTTCCTGAGCGGTCCCGCCCCTCTCGGGCCGGGCGCGCCGCCCGTGGAGCGGCTGCGGGCCTTCGGCTGCGCCGCGCTCCGCCGCGCCGCCGACGACCTGGAACTCCAGCTGGCCGCCGAGGCGTGCCCCGACCGCAGGCATCTGGTCCCGGCCCACCGGGTGCGGTTCGGCCATGTCGTGATGCTGCTGCGCCACGCGGTCCCCGAGGCGGACGCCGAACTGCTCGCCCACACGCTGATGGGCTATCTCGAACCGGCGCTCATCTTCCATCTGACCCGGCAGCGCCAGATGCCGATGGAACGCCTCCAGAGCGGCTGGTACGACCTGGTCGCCCGGCTGACCTCTCCGGCGCTCCCGACCGCCTGA
- a CDS encoding FAD-dependent oxidoreductase has protein sequence MSHTAVPHHPVAVIGAGLGGLTLARVLHVHGIEAAVFDLDASPAARTQGGMLDIHEDSGQAALRAAGLHERFSELVLQGGQATRVLDRHGTVRMDEPDDGTGGRPEIDRGDLRDLLLGSLPEATVRWGAKVTGARGLGGGRHEVALADGTVFTTDLLVGADGAWSRIRPLVSAARPAYTGVSFVEADLRAADVRHPVAAEVVGGGFFFALDAGRGFLAHRETHGDLHVYAAVVAPEDWLDGIDFTDTDTAKERVLDRFPDWDKSLRSLVADADGALVPRRIHALPVGHRWDRVPGVTLLGDAAHLMSPFAGEGANLAMLDGAELAGFLAARPDDTEAALRAYEERLFPRSESAAAESARGATLLFGEDAPDALLEMFTSHG, from the coding sequence ATGTCCCACACCGCTGTCCCGCACCACCCCGTCGCCGTGATCGGCGCCGGGCTCGGCGGCCTCACGCTCGCCCGCGTCCTGCATGTGCACGGGATCGAGGCGGCCGTCTTCGACCTGGACGCCTCCCCCGCCGCACGCACCCAGGGCGGCATGCTCGACATCCACGAGGACTCGGGGCAGGCGGCGCTGCGCGCGGCCGGGCTGCACGAGCGGTTCAGTGAACTGGTGCTACAGGGCGGCCAGGCCACGCGGGTGCTCGACCGGCACGGGACGGTCCGGATGGACGAGCCCGACGACGGCACCGGCGGCCGGCCCGAGATCGACCGGGGCGACCTGCGCGACCTGCTGCTCGGCTCGCTGCCCGAGGCGACCGTGCGCTGGGGCGCGAAGGTCACCGGGGCGCGCGGGCTGGGCGGCGGCCGGCACGAGGTGGCGCTCGCCGACGGCACCGTGTTCACCACGGACCTGCTGGTCGGCGCCGACGGCGCCTGGTCGCGGATCCGCCCGCTGGTCTCCGCCGCGCGGCCCGCCTACACGGGCGTCTCGTTCGTCGAGGCGGACCTGCGGGCCGCTGACGTGCGCCATCCGGTGGCCGCCGAGGTGGTGGGCGGCGGGTTCTTCTTCGCGCTCGACGCGGGCCGGGGCTTCCTCGCGCACCGCGAGACACACGGCGACCTGCATGTCTACGCGGCCGTCGTGGCGCCGGAGGACTGGCTGGACGGCATCGACTTCACCGACACCGACACCGCCAAGGAGCGGGTGCTCGACCGCTTCCCCGACTGGGACAAGAGCCTGCGGTCCCTGGTCGCGGACGCCGACGGCGCGCTGGTCCCGCGGCGGATCCACGCCCTGCCGGTCGGCCACCGCTGGGACCGGGTGCCCGGCGTGACGCTGCTGGGCGACGCCGCGCACCTGATGTCGCCGTTCGCGGGCGAGGGCGCGAATCTGGCCATGCTCGACGGCGCCGAACTGGCCGGTTTTCTCGCCGCGAGGCCGGACGACACCGAGGCGGCGCTGCGGGCGTACGAGGAGCGGCTGTTCCCGCGCAGCGAGTCGGCGGCGGCCGAGTCGGCCCGCGGCGCCACCCTGCTGTTCGGCGAGGACGCCCCCGACGCGCTGCTGGAGATGTTCACGTCCCACGGCTGA
- a CDS encoding TetR/AcrR family transcriptional regulator: MTARPETPRSRRDRPAKPALTREGIVAAAVAVLRAEGLAKVTMRRLAQELDTGPASLYVYVRNTAELHAAVLDELLGTVGAAPAPEEGDWRARLEAVLTAYVRMLHAHPSLARSALTARPSGPHYLNLIETLLALLDEGGVPPERAAWGVDLLLQHATATAAEHSARGATATGQRDTDTDADTGSGSDADADADADWDALTRALHGARDTTHPHIAALAGPLLSGAPEERLAWGIRAVISGIAHTPVPGSD; this comes from the coding sequence ATGACCGCACGCCCCGAGACCCCCCGCAGCCGCCGCGACCGGCCCGCCAAGCCCGCCCTGACCCGGGAGGGCATCGTCGCCGCCGCGGTCGCCGTGCTGCGTGCCGAGGGACTGGCGAAGGTGACCATGCGGCGCCTGGCCCAGGAGCTCGACACCGGCCCTGCCTCGCTGTACGTGTACGTGCGCAACACCGCCGAGCTGCACGCGGCCGTCCTGGACGAGCTGCTGGGCACGGTCGGCGCGGCGCCGGCGCCCGAGGAGGGCGACTGGCGCGCGCGACTGGAAGCGGTGCTCACGGCGTACGTCCGGATGCTGCACGCCCATCCGAGCCTCGCCCGCTCCGCGCTCACCGCCCGGCCCAGCGGCCCGCACTACCTGAACCTCATCGAGACGCTGCTCGCCCTGCTCGACGAGGGCGGGGTCCCGCCCGAGCGGGCGGCGTGGGGCGTGGACCTGCTGCTCCAGCACGCCACGGCGACGGCCGCCGAGCACTCCGCGCGCGGCGCGACCGCCACCGGACAGCGGGACACCGACACCGATGCCGACACCGGCTCAGGCTCCGACGCCGACGCCGACGCCGACGCCGACTGGGACGCGCTGACCCGCGCCCTGCACGGCGCCCGCGACACCACCCATCCGCACATCGCGGCGCTCGCGGGCCCGCTGCTGTCCGGCGCGCCCGAGGAGCGCCTGGCCTGGGGCATCCGAGCCGTCATCAGCGGCATCGCGCACACCCCGGTCCCGGGCTCCGACTGA
- a CDS encoding LacI family DNA-binding transcriptional regulator produces the protein MVQIPKAAAPSSTTPPLPHSVPTSADVARLAGVSRATVSYVLNNTSAVRISEPTRRRVRAAAEELGYVPHAAARSLRAGHSRIVLMPTPAVPMGPLYHGFIDELQGALGRLDYTVVQHGSVGLRGEEAARAWAELRPVAVLLPGTGIGSEGVAVLRRSGARAVVTIGPEAVEGAHAVLLDHHSVGRRAGAHLYARGRRRIGVVVPEERGLGVFSRPRLEGVRRALSGTDGTVTELPLGYDEESAARLAARWRALGLDAVFAYNDEYAMLLMRALQDAGLRVPEETAVVGADDLMLGRLLRPRLSTVHIELPAGRDLAELVDSAVRDPGGAPERRTVRGATVVHRESS, from the coding sequence ATGGTGCAGATACCCAAGGCCGCCGCGCCCTCGTCGACGACACCCCCACTGCCGCACTCGGTCCCCACGAGTGCCGATGTGGCCCGTCTCGCGGGTGTCTCGCGCGCGACCGTCTCCTACGTCCTGAACAACACCAGCGCCGTGCGGATCAGCGAACCCACCCGTCGCCGGGTCCGCGCCGCCGCCGAGGAACTGGGCTATGTGCCCCACGCCGCAGCGCGCAGCCTGCGCGCCGGGCACAGCCGCATCGTCCTGATGCCCACGCCCGCCGTCCCGATGGGCCCGCTGTACCACGGGTTCATCGACGAACTCCAGGGGGCGCTGGGCCGCCTCGACTACACCGTCGTGCAGCACGGCAGCGTCGGTCTGCGCGGCGAGGAGGCCGCCCGTGCCTGGGCCGAACTGCGCCCGGTCGCCGTCCTGTTGCCCGGGACCGGCATCGGCTCCGAGGGGGTCGCGGTGCTGCGGCGCTCCGGGGCGCGGGCCGTCGTCACCATCGGACCCGAGGCCGTCGAGGGGGCGCACGCCGTGCTCCTGGACCACCACAGCGTCGGCCGCCGCGCCGGAGCCCATCTGTACGCACGCGGCCGGCGCCGGATCGGCGTGGTCGTCCCCGAGGAACGCGGGCTCGGGGTGTTCTCCCGGCCCCGCCTGGAAGGCGTACGCCGCGCCCTGAGCGGGACCGACGGGACCGTGACCGAGCTTCCCCTCGGCTACGACGAGGAGTCGGCGGCCCGGCTCGCCGCCCGCTGGCGCGCGCTCGGCCTGGACGCGGTCTTCGCCTACAACGACGAGTACGCCATGCTCCTGATGCGCGCCCTCCAGGACGCGGGCCTGCGCGTGCCCGAGGAGACGGCCGTGGTGGGCGCCGACGACCTGATGCTCGGCAGGCTGCTGCGGCCCCGGCTGAGCACGGTGCACATCGAGCTGCCCGCGGGCCGCGACCTCGCCGAGCTGGTCGACAGCGCCGTACGCGACCCCGGCGGCGCGCCCGAGCGGCGCACGGTGCGGGGCGCCACCGTGGTGCACCGCGAATCCAGCTGA